CCTACCAAACTAGTAAGGAACACATGACACTTAACTCCATCCATGTACTAGTGGAGTCTGgctacatttttaaattttagtaagTGGTCTTCATGATTGGTAGCTCCTGAGTACTCCTCGATCTACATGGATTAATAATGCTTCAGAAGTTTATCCTCTAATATTTCTCTGGAGAGTGGTGTGCTAACCCACTCAGGGGAGTCACTCATCAAGGGATCCTTTCCCTTACGAATATCCTGAGCGAGGGCATTTTCAGAAAATGATCCTTGTGTCTTCTCCGCTCGGCCCATCTCTTCTAGGGACATTTAAGACAATGCCCTGTGATATACGATTGGTGAATGTGGTATTggtggtgtaacgacccaattttccctatttcaagttctaaaagtccataaaaatatttggaaatacttttaaaatattctagagatttttaggaatttttagagtatctttacgtaatttttggaggtcgtttagtatgttacaaaaagaaagaagttttgaccaaaaatattgaaggtgagactcgaacccaagacctccggctgaacccgacctaaccaaacacagccaaccaactaggttgcgcgtgatttgttaaccaagtatgtagcgagatatatttaagttgtaattggaacagaattaaacctagttataaagggattaagttttccctttctcacCGAAAACCCTATCTGCCTTTCTTTCTCTCTCGACGGCATCCCCTGTTCTCGGCGGAAATGAAGAAGCAGGCGGAAATTAAATTGTTTAGTTTAGAATAGCCCCTTTGGAGCTCATTCCAATCCAAGTTTTCTTTATGTTCACTGCAGAAACGTACAGCTCCATCAGAGCATAGGACAACCCTTCCTTCTTGATATTCCAGCAGGCACGAACATTGTCCCTTGGAGCCTACTATAGTTTTCCATAGCTACTTAATTCGTGCTATATAAGGGGTACGAACGACCTTAGTTTCTGGAAGTATTTAGCCAGATCTTTAGTGGCTTACTTAGACATgtagtttagcattttccttgctactcaaaaaggcaagaacaaccctttaattagttagaatggtttaatattttccttgcaactcatagggcaagaacaacccttatttagttagaagggtAACCTTATTTAAAGTAggcagtattagaatagcatgagcaatATTCGTTTTTAATTCTATTTCATTCgcagatttttaatgattcacgtgtgcagatttttgttattcacatgtgcagatttttagtattcatatgaacagattttagcatatagtagcatgctgatttttgtttccctttgctttaagatgtgcatgaacagattataacatatagtagtatgctgatttttgtttccctttgctttaagatatgcatgaacagattttagcatatacatgtatgcacatagcatttagtttggactttccttgctataatgagcagctataagtaagaacaagaccaaggtctagttaaaaagagataacaagtaaattaaagtaagaggctagtacccgactttcgaggttgtcgttaaacaagtccaggtgaccgtttccgaggtctcggccctggtaagaccgaggtctttaccctgtgggaTTACAACAGTCTCTATTaaggagcgcgcataagatggtactaagcctgggcccaaagaaaaagaagaagaaagaaaattaaaagtaaaagaaattaaaagattaatttcaagtataaagctataagtaaatgaaacaagtatcacctatgtttaggatttacagaagtttagttccttcaattctaagcatacagcatgagtttcattacttttcttataagtttagtgagcatgattagttttatttccagtattcagctttattctggtatatcatgagtatgcagtttatttgagtactttgctattagatgagtacatgtagcttttcttttagcatttcagttttagtattgttgcattatttctatgcatttcgagtttttatgagatagattagtacttactaagcgtttcgcttatagatctatttttcctcctactgcagataaaggaaaagctaaaatatgaaagaaaggcgacaaggtggtggtgatggaggtgtgtgatgactggactatggagagatccagaatgagctggcaaattgccaaaacttttctgtttagttcttttagttctcttttaatgttattatgcaattgggattgtagtcgagtttattccgcacttgtaattagttttcttttatttttcgtggagtgatatagtcgtttactattgctagagtagtttctttcttcttattgtgGTTTTTATCACTGCGtgattgtgaaaaatatgttccagccgcttgtggctgtgtatacattgtttgtattattgatttggtcaccggtacaggggagattctgccaaaatttttcggtaggacttcctctgggtcgcgataaatctaagtgttgctaatattaatataagtgacactagtaagtagagtagtagttaggtaacggtcgcccttagagagtagtagtaagaagggtggtccttacagttggtatcaaagcagcGTTCcatcactacaagaatttttggatttaaccacacctaatagacaacagttttttaagaaattgttgtcttttttccatttaacaacagttttattaaaaactgttgttgttcaccataatgttttttaaataacaacagtttttcaaaacactgttgtctaatgtgtgtcaaagacaacggttttaaaaaactattgtcttttagtgttgcttatgtgataatatacaacaattttattaaactgttgtctattgaatgttgttgaatcctaaaaacacaacagtttttttaacttcatgaaaaaaaacctaaaactcACTTCTCTATGACTCTTCAAACGAACAAAAACCTATCTCCAACTCCTCCTTCGCGACTTCTCCACGAAAGACGCAGCCGCCGCTACCCTCACATTCCCGAAGCCACAGCCATCGCCAGCCGTCGAGGGTATTGCCGGTTACTCCCAATCACCGCTGCCCTTTCCCCTCTCCCGTGCCCTAGTTTCCTATTGCAGTCGCTCTGACGCAGCCGCCATCGCAGATCACGCTGGCACCACTCGACTACCGCCGCCTCCTCGCGCTAGGGCATCGCCATCTGTTCACGGTGTAGAGCCCAGCCTGGCAGTGTCACCGCATTCCTCTCCAAGCCAACGCCGAGTTCCTCTCCCAATCTTGCCAACGTCGAGCTCCTCTCTTTCGATCCAGCTGCTGTCCGTGGGTTTATTTTTCTGTCATTGTTAAGCTTGATCCTATAGTAAGAGAAGCGTTTGATGTGGCCtatgacaatattaatgcatttcATGCTGCTCAAAGGATTCCTGAGAAGGAGATTGAGAATATAAAAGTAAGAATAAGGCACTAGCCTTCTTTCTCttgtttattttccttgtacttGTGACTGAATTCATAGAATGAACATGCATAGGGGGTGAGGTGCAAAAGAATAGCACGGTGCATTGCATCTGTTGGCCTTTATGTTCCAGGGGGTACTGCAGTCTTACCCTCAACTGCTTTGATGCTCTCGGTGGTATAGTATCCTTGTTTACAATATCCAATGTTGTAGTCATAGTGAATTTTGACACATTTAGGCAAAAGGATCTGGTTTAACTTTCAATTTATTTATGTATGCACCAGCCTGAACAGATTGCCGGGTGCAAAACCATTGTTCTAGCAACTCTGCCTGGTCGTGATGGCAGTATTTGCAAGGTAGCCTTAAAAAATAATCTATCATCACTATCCCTACACTGGTTTTCCATGTTAAGACATAGGTTAACATGATTATGTGACAACAGGAAGTGTTATATTGTGCAAAGAAAGCTGGCGTCACCCACATTCTAAAAGCTGGGGGAGCTCATGTTCGTCAATTTCTAAcccttttcattctttttttcttCAACAAGTCTTTTCTCACAATGGTATCAATGCATTCTATCTTAGGCGATCTCAGCGATGGCTTGGGGAACATCATCTTGCCCAAAGGTAATCCTTACAAACATCTAATACGTTGATTGCAAACCCTCACCATTGAAAGTTGCATCTCTTGTTTGGCAGTATTTTCAAGTTTCTTTTGTCTTTGCTTTATCTGGATTGTAATTTTGTGCTTTGTATATGTAGCTTGATTTTGAGGTGGTATCTCTTTATCATTTTGGGAAACTTAATAGTGATAGGTGGGCATCTTGGCTAGAAAGAGTAGGAACTAGGAACACTAGCACTAACTTATCTTCTACTTTTACAAACTTTTTTATAGGAGAGCTGTCTTGCATACAAAATCATCATTTTTGCAATCTTGACCACAAACTATTATTCTCATGcttcaattatatatatacatatattaagcCTTGTTTCATGAATATGATACTATATTACGGTGGATTTTGTTGCCTGAGCATTGTGTGCAAATTTCTCTGCTGCATTCTATATTTGAATCTCTCATTTAGTTAGTACAAAAACATTTGGAATGTAGGCGTTCTGAACCAACGGAGTTAGTGTTGCTAGTGTTGCTTATTTTATTTCCATTGAGTAACGAACATTTAATTAAGCTTTGCACTCAAGATTTTGATTTGTGTATTTCAGACATCAGCTATTCACTACCCCCTCCTCTAGCTGTTGTGTCAATCCTACATATCATACATGAACAAATATACACCTATATGAGATTCTCTTGTGGTGCAGGATCTCCCTACTAACTCAATCTTTGTTTTCTGTCAAGCTTTTAATTGATACTCCTCTTCATTTGGTTTAAGCATTATGTAATATTGATTGCACTTACTTTTACGTCTATGTTTTAATTGCTTTTTTTAGGTTGAAAAAATTTTTGGGCCAGGAAATCAATATGTTACTGTTGCAAAAATGATTCTTCAGGTATGATAATAATTCTGTAGCCTCACATTTCTATGAATATTGCTCTTATCATTTGATTACATCTACTTACCTTGTTTTAGTTCTATGCACAAATGATTTTTTCCTTGTCATGAGGTACTGGAAATGTAgtgatcaaatcaaattaaatatgtAGTATTAATTATCTTGTTTTGTGGTGATTTTTGGAAGAAGATAATATGTTAAGTAAGAAGATCAAAATGTAACAGATAATATGGCCATTCCTTTCTAGATCTTTCAGGAATGAAATGACAGATCAGTTGGCTCTTCTGTAAACTAttagctcttttccctttgcagTTAATCAGAAACTTGGAGCTATAGGTCAGATAAGATTTGTTAGGAACAATCATTCAGCTAAATCCCTGCCTTAAGAATAAAATTGAATCATGTACCTCAGGTACTGTTATTTCCTGGAAAAGTGATTAACAGAAACACAGGAACCAAATTTTATCAAGAAAGTTTCATAGCCAGTGGGAACTATAATAATGTTTATGTTCTTAGCTTAAAAAATTGTGACATTGATAGCCTCTAAATAGTGAATGTAAATATCATTTTTGAGCGGTTAAAACTAGACTCAGGATTGGAGTGGAAACAACTACATCATTGCCCAAGTAATACACAAATCATCTACCATCAATTTTCTGACACTTAAAAAGATAAATCTGCTTTGACCTATCAACTTGGGTGTTATTTATTTGTTTCTCCCTAATTCCGATAACCTTTGCCAGTGTCGTGGCTTCATTTTTGATTCCCAGTAATGTGTTCAATTGGTATGGATATATCTCATAGATATTGTATTAGAGATATGTCTCTACAATAGTTAAATTTCTGTTCAATCCTCATAGCTGTTCATTTTGTTGATCACGAAGAGAATGATCCTTGGTGAATACTTTGGCTGATTTGCAGAATAGTGAAGCCATGGTTTCCATTGATATGCCTGCTGGCCCTTCAGAGGTGCTGGTCATCGCCGATAGACATGCCAATCCAGTTCACATAGCTGCAGATCTACTCTCTCAGGTGCAGAGTCTTTTGTTCTATTGTGCCTGTGTTATTAATGTTTTTTGTTGTAATTTTCAGTAGCTGGAATTTATTACCTGAAGACTTGATAAAAATCCACAATGAAACCTTTCAAATTGCTATAAGGATAGTTGTTCCATGGGTTTGGtgctcttcttttataaaatcgcTAATTTTACAGGCAGAACATGGTCCTGACAGTCAGGTAGTTCTTGTCATTGCTGGAGATGGTGTTAATGTTGATGCAATTTTAGCTGAAGTGAGCAAACAATGTGATAGCCTTCCTAGGGGAGAATTTGCTTCAAAAGCACTTGGTCATAGCTTTGTtgtattttgttggttgcttatgaaattttgttggttgcttatgaaatttcttcagaatgttatagatattatttttgaatgttagaaaattgtatattaaattttattttgaaatttagtattttgaatgatttataatattggaaaattgtgcattaatttttttttattttttatctaaaaaagacaacggtttttcaccgttgtcgtagataatttaaaactgttgttgaagaccctgttattaaaggtagacgctcaaagacaacgatgaaaaactattgtctttgaaggaaaagacaacggtttttcactgttgtaaaactgttgtctttgccttcaaagacaacagttaaaaactgttgtctttgggcaccccttttaacaacacgacctttaacaacagtccgaaagaggctacgacaacggtgataaactgttgttgttaggcttttttcttgtagtgcattctccagcatcacacacacatcagcatcatccttgccgtctccaagtaagaaagtatttaaattctttctttattttgctttccttattattaactgcagtatagagtatttgcttttgagtgcttaagtaagatagaagattttgcttctcttttctttattcatagatatgtatgattagaagggttagagaagctattaagccttttcctctgcataattagatgtcatgAAGAGGACATTCCCGTACCGTTCGTAttgaggaccgagttcaggagaacgaagagcccagaacccctgggcctattctctctaaatttgttgctcaacttcagagacaagtagcgagcagcagcaagtgattgccaatctaatggccaatcagaagtcaactcctcccactcccccaaccattaatgtggagactccaggggcgactgaagtcctatcagttgccctagaagtcgccacaacacctagaagacaagaagcatacctcatccagtagctgaaactgaaaccagaaagttgagccctggggtgcccaggcttggttcaagacatttgagagcacaatggagcttcttgactgaccagaagtcgagaagggtaagtgtgcctctttctgcctatctggaggtgcttgtatatggtgggagcgagttaagagtaagagagcagtcaaccagatgagctaggttgacttcgagaaagagttttacgaagaagtcttccgtcaacggatcaccaataaacagtatgaggagcttatggaattcagacaaggtgacctaccagtagaagaagtagttaaaagatttaacaggctagctcacctttgcctagagttagtaagtacagtgaaagaacgagtcagattgatactcctaatgctgagactagaaatagcacctaatgtgagtagtgaaactcatcgaccatagattggtgaagagctggtcagcagggcattagtgagcactatctgaacagcaacaaggcacaacaaatgtaacacaagccagtcaagatagaagacaagacagtggggaaacagagaccccagtcaagtaatcagaactagaaagataaagataacaagaaagacccaagcaggaagatgttcgggtagtctgtgagtatccatagGTATATCcggaagggctacctggactaccgcccaacagagaagtggagtttgagattgaattggttcctggaaccggtccaatttcaaaagctccatactacatgtctccagcagagctgaaagagttacaagaacaactttaggagctgcttgacaacggtttcattcaccctagtcactcaccttggggagctcctgtgttgtttgtcaagaagaaagatggatctatgcgaatgcgcatagattacagagctctgaatcaagtgacgatcaagaacaagtacccccttctcaggatcgacgacttatttgatcagttaagaggggcaacagtgttctcaaagatagacctgcgctctgggtaccatcagctgaaggtgaaagaaagggatatacccagaacgatgttcaggactagatacggacactacgagtttgtagtcatgcattttggtgtgactaatgcaccagcggtcttcatagacttgatgaacagagtgttcagagaataccttgataaatttgtcattgtgttcatcgatgacattctagtctattcaaggaccccagaggagcatgacacgcacttgagaatagtactgtatgctaaattctcaaagtgcgaattctggttagatcaggtggcatttctaggtcacatcatttctaaagaaggtattcaggtggatccagccaaaatagaagcggtcaacaactggagtagacccaagaatgccagggagatcagaagcttccttggtttagttgggtactataggaaatttgtggaggacttttccaggatagcctttccactaacagctctcaccagaaagaacaagaggtttgaatggtcagataaatgtgagcagagtttccaactgttgaagaagagactgaccagtgctcctattctgactgttccagagagtgacaagagttttgacatctacagtgatgcttccaagatgggcctaggagttctactcatgcaagaaggaaaagttatagttcatgcttccagacaactcaaagactacgagaagaactaccccactcatgatcttgagctggcagctgt
This window of the Zingiber officinale cultivar Zhangliang chromosome 3B, Zo_v1.1, whole genome shotgun sequence genome carries:
- the LOC122055073 gene encoding histidinol dehydrogenase, chloroplastic-like — encoded protein: MSQVREAFDVAYDNINAFHAAQRIPEKEIENIKGVRCKRIARCIASVGLYVPGGTAVLPSTALMLSVPEQIAGCKTIVLATLPGRDGSICKEVLYCAKKAGVTHILKAGGAHAISAMAWGTSSCPKVEKIFGPGNQYVTVAKMILQNSEAMVSIDMPAGPSEVLVIADRHANPVHIAADLLSQAEHGPDSQVVLVIAGDGVNVDAILAEVSKQCDSLPRGEFASKALGHSFVDDLDSDDAMEEVLASVPGVAHMSLREWVLHLEEFVREEFRGVRQQQTKMFEMMQR